A single genomic interval of Primulina huaijiensis isolate GDHJ02 chromosome 7, ASM1229523v2, whole genome shotgun sequence harbors:
- the LOC140980671 gene encoding ABC transporter G family member 7-like has translation MLRIGGKGGGGGLGQLLAAVAAALLLRLVSSPGPALLEPEETDEEKEGEAPAKGEVTPVTIKWSHINCSLSDKSSKSVRFLLKNVSGEAKPGRLLAIMGPSGSGKTTLLNVLAGQIVASPRLHLSGLLEVNGRPFSNKAYKFAFVRQEDLFFSQLTVRETLSLAAELQLQDISSVQERDEYVDGLLFKLGLVNCADSRVGDAKVRGISGGEKKRLSLACELIASPSVIFADEPTTGLDAFQAEKVMETLRKLAQDGHTVICSIHQPRGSVYAKFDDIVLLTEGSLVYAGPAQDESLSYFSKFGYVCPDHVNPAEFLADLISVDYSSVESVYASQKRIDGLVESFAELTSSTLYATPLTWPDPKNLKLRGKIVTNKSKGGWWRQFRLLLKRAWLQACRDGPTNKIRARMSIASAIIFGSVFWRMGRSQTSIQDRMGLLQVTAINTAMAALTKTVGVFPKERAIVDRERAKGSYLLGPYLLSKLLAEIPVGAAFPLLFGTILYPMTRLHPAMSRFGKFCGVVTIESFAASAMGLTVGAMVPTTEAALALGPSAMTVFIVFGGYYVNAENTPIIFRWIPRVSLIRWAFQGLCINEFSGLQFDHQHSIDIQSGEQALERLSFGGSRIKDTVIAQSRILLFWYYTTYLLLEKNKPKYQRLEPPTLDQIQRPTKLKHRESDSEDSSQPPQSPVFGQGKSNQPLESLPSEPLNMFELDGW, from the exons ATGCTCAGAATTGGCGGGAAAGGCGGTGGTGGAGGACTAGGCCAACTCCTGGCAGCGGTTGCGGCGGCGCTGCTACTCCGCCTGGTTTCCTCCCCGGGACCAGCGCTCCTGGAGCCGGAGGAGACGGATGAAGAGAAGGAAGGAGAAGCCCCTGCGAAAGGGGAAGTTACGCCGGTCACTATCAAGTGGAGCCACATCAACTGCTCTCTCTCTGATAAATCCTCTAAATCG GTGAGATTTTTGCTAAAAAATGTTAGTGGAGAGGCAAAACCTGGTAGATTGCTCGCAATAATGGGTCCATCTGGATCAGGGAAGACTACTCTGCTCAATGTTTTGGCTGGTCAGATAGTAGCATCACCCAGATTACACTTGTCTGGCCTTTTGGAGGTTAATGGACGGCCATTTTCCAATAAAGCATACAA GTTTGCCTTTGTTAGGCAGGAGGATCTTTTTTTCTCACAGTTGACTGTTCGAGAAACACTCTCTCTTGCTGCTGAACTCCAGCTGCAGGATATATCTTCTGTACAAGAGAGAGATGAATATGTGGATGGCCTCCTGTTCAAACTTGGCCTG GTCAATTGTGCTGATTCACGTGTCGGGGATGCAAAAGTGCGTGGAATTAGTGGTGGTGAGAAGAAAAGATTGTCACTGGCATGTGAGCTAATTGCCAGTCCATCTGTCATTTTTGCTGACGAGCCAACTACAG GACTTGATGCCTTCCAGGCTGAGAAAGTTATGGAAACACTCCGAAAACTTGCGCAGGATGGGCATACTGTCATTTGCTCCATTCACCAGCCTAGAGGTTCAGTATATGCAAAATTTGACGACATTGTGTTATTAACTGAAGGTTCACTTGTTTATGCTGGTCCTGCACAGGATGAATCACTCAGTTATTTCTCAAAATTTGG GTATGTTTGTCCAGATCATGTGAACCCGGCAGAATTTTTGGCTGATCTAATTTCAGTGGACTATAGCTCTGTTGAGAGTGTGTATGCTTCTCAGAAAAGAATAGATGGTCTAGTCGAGTCATTTGCGGAACTGACATCATCAACTCTCTATGCAACTCCTCTTACCTGGCCAGATCCTAAGAACTTAAAGCTGAGGGGAAAAATTGTTACCAATAAAAGTAAAGGTGGTTGGTGGAGGCAGTTTCGGTTGCTCCTTAAACGGGCATGGCTGCAG GCTTGTCGTGATGGCCCAACAAACAAAATTCGTGCAAGGATGTCCATTGCTTCTGCTATTATATTTGGTTCTGTCTTCTGGAGGATGGGAAGGTCGCAGACATCAATACAAGATAGAATGGGATTGCTTCAG GTTACTGCTATAAACACTGCAATGGCTGCACTCACAAAGACTGTGGGTGTCTTTCCTAAGGAACGTGCAATAGTTGACAGAGAGAGAGCCAAAGGGTCCTATTTACTTGGTCCATATTTACTCTCAAAATTGTTGGCTGAGATTCCTGTTGGAGCTGCATTCCCCTTACTTTTTGGTACCATTTTGTACCCCATGACTCGCCTTCATCCTGCAATGTCAAG ATTTGGGAAGTTCTGTGGTGTGGTCACCATTGAGTCTTTTGCTGCATCTGCCATGGGGCTAACTGTTGGTGCGATGGTTCCAACCACTGAAGCTGCTTTGGCCTTAGGACCATCGGCTATGACAGTTTTCATCGTTTTTGGAGGCTATTATGTCAATGCAGAAAACACACCAATCATCTTTCGCTGGATTCCTCGCGTTTCTCTCATCAGATG GGCATTTCAAGGGCTTTGCATTAATGAATTTAGCGGTCTCCAGTTTGATCATCAGCACTCGATTGACATTCAGTCTGGTGAACAA GCACTTGAACGGCTCTCCTTTGGAGGCAGTCGGATCAAAGACACAGTGATAGCTCAAAGTAGAATACTATTATTTTGGTACTACACAACTTACCTCCTCCTGGAGAAAAACAAGCCTAAGTACCAGCGACTTGAGCCTCCAACTCTCGATCAAATCCAACGACCAACAAAACTCAAGCATCGAGAAAGTGACTCCGAGGATTCATCCCAGCCACCCCAATCTCCTGTTTTTGGCCAAGGTAAATCGAACCAGCCACTTGAATCTCTTCCCTCTGAACCACTTAATATGTTTGAGCTAGACGGTTGGTAA